The region GCCGAAACGCCATCAGCTAGAACAGCGTTAAAATCCAAACGCTTACCGTCATGTTCGGTGGTGAAATAGCAGGTCACATTGTCGCTAAAAGGCGCGCTTTGCAGTTCATCGACGAACCCACATTCAGCGCGGTCATGAGCGCAATACCACAGTTCAAACGGCTGATTAAGCTGATGCAGGCGATGCGCCATCGCAATCATCGGGGTGACACCGATACCACCTCCGACCAAAATGGTTTTAGGGCTATTTTCTGTTAAGGGAAACAGATTACGCGGCGCACTGATCTCCAATGCCACACCGGGCATCAAGGTATCAAATACCGCTTGTGACCCACCGCGCGAGTTGGGATCTTTTAACACCCCAAGACGATAGCTCTGTTGCTGAGCAGGGTCACCGCACAAAGAATATTGGCGTACTAGGCCATTGCTTAAATGCAGGTCGATATGAGAACCCGCATCAAACTCTGGAAGTAACTGACCATCTGGCGCGGTTAACTCGAGGACAACCACATCCTTACCTTGTACTTCCCGTTTATTGACGACCACAGTTAAGAGTTGTTCAGACATCCTTGCCTCCTGTTACCACACGTCTTCGCGCATAAGTCTTAGCGCATAAATAGTCCGCCATTCACATCCCAAGTTGTACCGGTTGTGAAGTAGGCTTTAGGGCTGGCAAGCTGCACCACCACATCCCCGATAAAATCAGCATCCCCAAGGCGACCAACTGGAATCGCATTGAGTAATCCCGGCAGGCGCTCAGCAGGCACTAACTCTTTTACCATCGGTGAATCAATCGGACCCGGAGCCACGGCATTTACCGTCACACCACTGGCCGCTAGCTCTTTGGCAAACACTTTGGTTAGAGTGATGATGCCGCCTTTTGATGCGGCATAATGAGCACCGGTAGAAGTCCCGCCATTTTGCCCCGCTAACGATGCCATGTTGACGATGCGACCATAACCTTGGCTCGCAAAATAGCGGCCAATCACCTGACACCCAGTAAAGGTTCCGCCAAGGTTGATGCTTACGAGCTGTTTGAAATCTTCCGGTTTCAGCTCCATGGTTGCGACGGCTTTGGTCATCGCAGCATTGTTCACCAATACTTGAACACTGCCCCACAAGGTAATGACATGATCCAACGCTTGAGCAAAGTCAGCTTCTTGCGATACATCCAGTTGGCATGCTTGGGCGCGCTCTCCAGTAGGATCTAACTGATTAGCCGCCGCTTGCGCCCCAGCAAGGTTGATGTCGGTCAGCAGCACTTTGTAACCTGCAGCAAACAGGCGAGAAGCGATGTGCAACCCCACTCCTTGCGCCGCGCCGGTCACCATAGCGACTTGGTTTTCGATTTGAGAGGCGATCGATTGTTCTATCATGATCTCTCCTTAGAAAATAAAGCTAACGGTACGTAGGTAACCTTCCGCATGCAGCAGTTTGACCACCTTTTGCTCGATAGCGAAGCTGTCATCTTTAGGCACCAGCGTGAATTCCACATCCGCTGGATAGGTAATCAAATTACCGTGGCGCAGTTCATTTAGCGTCATAGCGCAGCGCACCAAAATGCGATCTTCACCCGCATCGAGAACTCGAATACGAGAAACCATACGCACAGTGACCGTAGCTGAAGCAGCCGATACCGATTCACCACTTTCAAGACGTGCGATACGCATGCGACGCATTGCACCATCGTCATAAGCCAAATTGAGTGTACTTTGATAATCGGTAACTTCACGATCGGTAGGCACAATGTAGTGACCTTTTTCTGTCCACAAGCCAAGCCACTCTTGGTAGCTGCGATGGTCCAAAAGGTCGGCTTCATACCACAGGAAAGCGGCGACTTTGTTTGCTAATTCCAATTCGTTGATCATGATTACGCCTCCTTCCCTGCTGCCATCATCTCTTTGTATTTACGATACGCCCCGCGCATCCCAGTTTCAGAACACACCGCCCCAGTGACATTGCCATCAGGTGAAGTGTGTAAATGGTTCATCCCGCGGTTTACTAAGATCCAGCCATCGGTTCCCGCTGCTGCGCCTTTTTGTACTCGTTCCCACGCTTCGCCATCATCTGGCGTACCAAAACCCATAGGGCCTTGGAAGTGTTCATGTAAACGCATCCGTTTTTGGTTAAATGCTGCAGGAGCACCTTGTCCACCAATCGCCACATGTTGAATTTCGGTTTCGCCAACCGATACTGGGCGCAGCACACGGAAGAACGCCATTGAGCAAGAGACATTCGGGAATAAATTGAGGTTAAAACCCGTACCGTGCGCAGCACGCACTAAACGGCGCACCATACCTTCTTCATGACCTTCAGCACGCAGCGCTTCAGCAAGCTCCTCAAAACGCTCCGGAATCGGTTGATCAAGGTTGGCTTCTAGATCGACCAGTTCAGGGATCATCACCATTACGCTATGACCATGACCTAAGTCTTCGACAAAACCTTCACCGTCTAAGAAATCAAAAATATCGGCGGTTGCGTTATCTAATGAGCTGATAAACGATTTGTGCACGATAGGGAAATGGTACGCGTCGGTGGTGTTTTCGAGCTGAATTTTCCAGTTACCAGGGAAGCTAAAACGGTGCTCACCCAACACTTGAACAGGGAACCCACCCGCTTGTTTCACAAACAGATCGAGCCATTTTTTAGCGCCGCCAAGGTAATCTTCTAACGGTTCAATCTCGTTATTAAACGTCGCGAAAACCAACCCTTGATAAGACTCATGACGTAGTCCTTCCAATGGCAACTCTTCTTTGTTGATAACGCCTTCGTACTCTTCTGGTTTAGGGATCGCACGCAGACTGCCATCTAAGCCGTAACCCCAACCGTGATATGGGCAAGTGAAGGCTTTGGTTTTACCACGATGCTTTTCACAAACGGTAGCACCGCGGTGACGACAACGGTTTTCCATCACATGAATGTTCATCTTGCGATCGCGTGCCATAATGACGGGATGGTGACCGACATAAGAGGTTTTAAAGCTTCCCGCTTCAGGGATTTCACTTTCATGACCGACATAGACCCAAGTGCGGTTGAAGATTTTTTCTAACTCTTCATCAAAGATC is a window of Vibrio porteresiae DSM 19223 DNA encoding:
- a CDS encoding SDR family NAD(P)-dependent oxidoreductase; the encoded protein is MIEQSIASQIENQVAMVTGAAQGVGLHIASRLFAAGYKVLLTDINLAGAQAAANQLDPTGERAQACQLDVSQEADFAQALDHVITLWGSVQVLVNNAAMTKAVATMELKPEDFKQLVSINLGGTFTGCQVIGRYFASQGYGRIVNMASLAGQNGGTSTGAHYAASKGGIITLTKVFAKELAASGVTVNAVAPGPIDSPMVKELVPAERLPGLLNAIPVGRLGDADFIGDVVVQLASPKAYFTTGTTWDVNGGLFMR
- a CDS encoding aromatic-ring-hydroxylating dioxygenase subunit beta — translated: MINELELANKVAAFLWYEADLLDHRSYQEWLGLWTEKGHYIVPTDREVTDYQSTLNLAYDDGAMRRMRIARLESGESVSAASATVTVRMVSRIRVLDAGEDRILVRCAMTLNELRHGNLITYPADVEFTLVPKDDSFAIEQKVVKLLHAEGYLRTVSFIF
- a CDS encoding PDR/VanB family oxidoreductase, whose protein sequence is MSEQLLTVVVNKREVQGKDVVVLELTAPDGQLLPEFDAGSHIDLHLSNGLVRQYSLCGDPAQQQSYRLGVLKDPNSRGGSQAVFDTLMPGVALEISAPRNLFPLTENSPKTILVGGGIGVTPMIAMAHRLHQLNQPFELWYCAHDRAECGFVDELQSAPFSDNVTCYFTTEHDGKRLDFNAVLADGVSAEKKLGAHLYVCGPDNFMQCVLDTAQALGYSDEQLHREYFSAEVETGGNSFEVVAAQSGITIRVEEDQTIAQALKAAGIKVPVACEQGTCGTCLCDVLEGTPDHRDVYLTDEEKEDNDQITLCCSRAKSARLVLDI
- a CDS encoding aromatic ring-hydroxylating oxygenase subunit alpha: MEETVKMEQIQVRNIAMDAADLVEEGRVHKSLYSNPEIFDEELEKIFNRTWVYVGHESEIPEAGSFKTSYVGHHPVIMARDRKMNIHVMENRCRHRGATVCEKHRGKTKAFTCPYHGWGYGLDGSLRAIPKPEEYEGVINKEELPLEGLRHESYQGLVFATFNNEIEPLEDYLGGAKKWLDLFVKQAGGFPVQVLGEHRFSFPGNWKIQLENTTDAYHFPIVHKSFISSLDNATADIFDFLDGEGFVEDLGHGHSVMVMIPELVDLEANLDQPIPERFEELAEALRAEGHEEGMVRRLVRAAHGTGFNLNLFPNVSCSMAFFRVLRPVSVGETEIQHVAIGGQGAPAAFNQKRMRLHEHFQGPMGFGTPDDGEAWERVQKGAAAGTDGWILVNRGMNHLHTSPDGNVTGAVCSETGMRGAYRKYKEMMAAGKEA